Proteins encoded by one window of Haladaptatus sp. ZSTT2:
- a CDS encoding ABC transporter substrate-binding protein, whose translation MNGKSQSNPTRRRYLKGGGALIAGGLLAGCTGTNDAIGQRTETGGQTTEPQDGSTTESTEGPYTVSMSPMGNVTFDAVPESVFTVFSQYADMAVALGHGDAVNSVYVPEMFGTTLNHYTHHLDGVSFDWEGLYDPLMASFSKEKLYELDSDVHFADPAWASTQSNWSKSDVEEISDQLAPWFGNFYSGTNGAPPKGYENYDYYTLWELFGKVAAVFQEQARYEALAAVHTDLVSTIQDALPPKAERPTVVRATLAADGEKFYTYHLNKPGYWLADTRPLDANDAFADEDWGGLWGTVDYEAMLEADPDIILHLWGMTPSYSMQKTRKTLEEHSVGSQLSAVKNDRVFAAGMRYQGPLMNLFQIEMGAKQLYPDLFGEWPRYQDGDHYPDIPEDEWLFDRTRVAAIVNREF comes from the coding sequence ATGAACGGTAAGTCGCAATCGAATCCGACCCGGCGGCGGTATCTCAAAGGTGGCGGTGCGCTCATCGCTGGTGGCCTGCTCGCCGGCTGTACGGGCACGAACGATGCAATCGGGCAGAGAACGGAAACGGGCGGTCAGACGACCGAACCACAAGACGGCTCGACCACCGAAAGCACAGAAGGACCGTACACGGTATCGATGTCACCGATGGGAAACGTGACGTTCGACGCCGTACCAGAGTCGGTGTTCACCGTCTTCTCGCAGTACGCAGATATGGCAGTCGCCCTCGGGCACGGCGACGCAGTGAATTCGGTGTACGTCCCCGAGATGTTCGGGACGACGCTCAACCACTACACCCACCACTTAGACGGGGTGTCGTTCGATTGGGAGGGCCTCTATGACCCCCTCATGGCAAGCTTTTCGAAAGAGAAACTGTACGAACTCGACAGCGACGTCCACTTTGCTGACCCAGCGTGGGCCTCGACCCAGAGCAACTGGTCGAAATCCGACGTAGAGGAAATCAGCGACCAATTGGCACCGTGGTTCGGGAACTTCTACAGCGGAACCAACGGCGCGCCGCCGAAGGGATACGAAAACTACGACTACTACACCCTCTGGGAACTGTTCGGGAAGGTCGCGGCCGTATTCCAAGAGCAAGCGCGCTACGAAGCGCTCGCTGCGGTGCACACGGACCTCGTCTCTACCATCCAAGACGCGCTGCCACCGAAAGCAGAGCGCCCGACGGTCGTTCGTGCGACACTCGCCGCAGACGGTGAGAAGTTCTACACGTACCACCTCAACAAGCCGGGCTACTGGCTCGCAGACACCCGTCCGCTGGACGCGAACGACGCTTTCGCGGACGAGGATTGGGGCGGACTCTGGGGCACCGTTGATTACGAAGCGATGCTCGAAGCCGACCCGGATATTATCCTCCACCTCTGGGGGATGACGCCGAGCTACAGCATGCAGAAGACGCGAAAGACGCTCGAAGAACACTCGGTGGGCAGTCAGCTTTCGGCTGTGAAGAACGACCGTGTGTTCGCCGCCGGAATGCGGTATCAAGGCCCGCTCATGAACCTGTTCCAAATCGAGATGGGCGCAAAACAGCTCTATCCAGACCTGTTTGGCGAGTGGCCTCGCTACCAAGATGGCGACCACTACCCGGACATCCCCGAAGACGAATGGTTGTTCGACCGGACTCGTGTTGCAGCAATCGTGAACCGCGAGTTTTAA